ACGCGGTGAATCCTGCCTGAGAAAAGAGCGCCATAATTTCCGCCGCGCTGAATTCTTTACCCAGGCGGCCATCTTTATGCACATAGATCTCGCCTTTATCCTGCCGCTCATCTTCCGTGGCAAAAATACTGATGGCAAAAAAACCGTCGTCATTCAGGCAGTCATAGACTTTCTGCAAATAGGTTATATAAAGCGACGGATGCTGATGATGGAAACATCCATTATCCAAAACGGCATCGTATTTTTCGAACACCAGACTGTCGCCGAGGAAATTCCCCACCCGGAAATTCAGGTCAAGCGTTCGGTCAGGTGGAAACTCAAAGCTGTCGATAATATCAATCCCCAACACCTTATGGCCCTGTTCGGCGATCACCTTAGACTCAATTCCTTTACCGCAGCCGATATCCAATACCGATGAAGAACGCTTCAGCAATCCCAGCAATTTTAATGTGGTTTTGCGACTGGCTTCCGCACCTGACCACCCATCGCGCCCTTCTTTATAATGCTGGTCAAAACTTGCATAAAGCGTTTGCTGATATTCGCCAAACTCAGGGATCTGCTCAACAACATCACTCTTTTTCATGGCTGTCCTTACTAATCGGTTTTCACTGGAGGTGTGTTTTTTTAACTTTAACGACATAAAAAAAATCGATGCGGCAACCATGGCTGAGATGACCAGATAAAAACAGGTCAAGCTTTTCAGCGTTATATCAAGGCCATGCTTTTCAAGGAGCACACCGATTAAAGGCGCAAACAGCATGACGGCAAAGCGCTTCACCAGACTTAATAAAGAGTTCAGCGAAGCAATCATATCCCCCTGATACGAGCGATTAATAGCATCGACAATGTAGACTTCGGTGAGATATTTAACCAATTCGAGTAGAATAGCCCCCGCAATAAAAACCGCGACAACGCCATTCATAAACAAGGAAAGCGCGGCCAGCGTTAAGCCAATAACCAAAAAAACCGTCTGACTGACCGAGAGCGCTAAAATTTTCCGGGAAAGCAGCTTGGTCAGAAAAAGCCCCAGCAAACCAAGCCCGCCAACCGCCAAACCAATCTGATGCGCTTCAAACCCTTTAGCTAACAGAAACACCTGAACCAGGTTAGACGACTGGTTAAAAATAACGCAAAACACGGCGGAAAAGGCAAACAGAGATAAAACCATGCCTTTATTGC
The DNA window shown above is from Dickeya dadantii NCPPB 898 and carries:
- a CDS encoding MFS transporter, producing the protein MVYSIKDVNLIRLVSIPWGFLLLNGITFPFLIHKGLSVSEVFMIQSILAFSMVVAEVPSGLFTDRFGNKSALLLAGLFKGIGGMMAWALDGFFAMAITWIFIGLANSFYSGTNLSVIYRSSLNQERKTGIFSDIYQWGNCSFYLAIFLGAWISKYSIEIAALINGLVACTPVVIFSFISKDSRFEVVKKEVNKTSVLEKIKLSFSFSGNKGMVLSLFAFSAVFCVIFNQSSNLVQVFLLAKGFEAHQIGLAVGGLGLLGLFLTKLLSRKILALSVSQTVFLVIGLTLAALSLFMNGVVAVFIAGAILLELVKYLTEVYIVDAINRSYQGDMIASLNSLLSLVKRFAVMLFAPLIGVLLEKHGLDITLKSLTCFYLVISAMVAASIFFMSLKLKKHTSSENRLVRTAMKKSDVVEQIPEFGEYQQTLYASFDQHYKEGRDGWSGAEASRKTTLKLLGLLKRSSSVLDIGCGKGIESKVIAEQGHKVLGIDIIDSFEFPPDRTLDLNFRVGNFLGDSLVFEKYDAVLDNGCFHHQHPSLYITYLQKVYDCLNDDGFFAISIFATEDERQDKGEIYVHKDGRLGKEFSAAEIMALFSQAGFTACYQERYIRDNIPLPNYLCVFQKNLAAEGRA